One region of Acidobacteriota bacterium genomic DNA includes:
- the radC gene encoding DNA repair protein RadC, translating to MAELTIHDMAVEERPRERLARCGPSALSNAELVAILLGSGIRGRSALSLAQDLVARGLGELSRQEVSSLACIPGVGPAKGSRLAAALELGRRAASTPQDRESLRNVATLAKRLVATHSHHIQERLGAVYLDTRDRIIREREIYVGTVNATTVSTRDVLRWALLDGALSVIVFHNHPSGDPAPSAEDLIFTRKLEEAGQTLGIRVRDHIIIGVNRYVSMRERGLMK from the coding sequence ATGGCTGAGCTGACCATCCACGACATGGCCGTCGAGGAACGCCCACGGGAGAGGCTCGCCCGGTGCGGACCCTCCGCGCTTTCGAACGCGGAACTGGTCGCGATTCTGCTCGGATCCGGCATCCGTGGAAGAAGCGCGCTTTCGCTCGCACAGGACCTGGTCGCCCGCGGGCTCGGCGAGCTGAGCCGGCAGGAAGTCAGCTCGCTGGCGTGCATTCCCGGCGTCGGTCCCGCAAAGGGCTCGAGACTCGCCGCCGCACTCGAGCTCGGTCGCAGGGCAGCCAGCACTCCGCAGGATCGGGAGTCGCTGAGGAATGTCGCGACACTCGCGAAGCGCCTCGTGGCCACCCACTCGCATCACATTCAGGAACGGCTCGGCGCGGTCTACCTCGACACCAGAGACCGGATCATCCGCGAGCGTGAGATCTATGTCGGCACCGTCAACGCCACCACCGTCTCTACCCGTGACGTCCTTCGGTGGGCTCTCCTCGACGGCGCCCTCTCCGTGATCGTCTTTCACAATCACCCCTCGGGTGATCCCGCTCCATCCGCCGAGGATCTGATATTCACGAGAAAACTCGAGGAAGCCGGACAGACTCTCGGAATCCGCGTGCGGGATCACATCATCATCGGAGTCAATCGCTACGTCTCGATGAGGGAACGCGGGTTGATGAAATGA